The following are encoded in a window of Bacillus xiapuensis genomic DNA:
- a CDS encoding metallophosphoesterase, translated as MQEKISRRSFLKKAFAFLMSAAGLAGGGYTYARFIEPRRLEINELDIAHPLIPAAFHNKKIVQFSDTHLGFQYTLELLQHHVQTINSLKPDIVLFTGDLLDKPNEIKPKTAQSAISILQQLQAPLGKFSVYGNHDHGGYGTDLYQTIMKRSGFQLLQNESAVLRWGKDQIFLLGIDDAMLGEPNIRQAKKQVQEGSYLILLSHAPDLANDAADAGIHLQLSGHSHGGQIQLPLIGTLITPPYAEIYKEGSYQVAGESGLTLYVNRGLGTTRLPFRFLSVPEITVFTLKAGSQA; from the coding sequence ATGCAAGAAAAAATATCCCGCCGCAGCTTCTTAAAGAAAGCATTTGCCTTTTTGATGAGTGCAGCCGGCTTAGCCGGAGGTGGTTACACATACGCACGTTTTATCGAACCAAGAAGATTGGAGATTAATGAGCTTGATATTGCTCATCCGCTTATCCCAGCCGCCTTTCATAATAAGAAAATCGTCCAATTTAGCGATACGCATCTCGGGTTCCAATATACGCTTGAGCTTTTGCAGCATCATGTGCAAACGATCAATTCCTTAAAGCCGGATATTGTGCTGTTTACCGGGGATCTCTTAGATAAACCGAATGAAATTAAACCAAAAACAGCCCAGTCTGCGATCTCTATTTTGCAGCAGCTGCAAGCTCCGCTTGGAAAATTCTCTGTTTACGGCAATCATGATCACGGCGGATATGGCACCGATTTATATCAAACCATCATGAAGCGGTCAGGCTTTCAATTGCTTCAAAATGAATCAGCTGTGCTGAGATGGGGAAAGGATCAAATTTTCCTGCTTGGAATTGATGATGCTATGCTCGGCGAGCCTAATATCCGCCAGGCCAAAAAACAGGTCCAGGAAGGAAGTTATTTGATTCTGCTCTCGCACGCCCCCGATCTTGCAAATGACGCCGCTGATGCTGGCATCCATTTACAGCTGAGCGGGCATTCTCACGGCGGTCAAATACAGCTTCCTCTTATCGGAACATTAATTACCCCGCCGTATGCTGAAATTTATAAAGAAGGATCCTATCAAGTAGCTGGAGAAAGCGGTCTCACCTTATATGTAAATCGCGGTCTCGGCACGACCCGGCTGCCGTTCCGCTTTTTATCCGTGCCTGAAATCACCGTCTTTACTTTAAAAGCCGGCAGTCAGGCATGA
- a CDS encoding fluoride efflux transporter FluC, translated as MTYVLVAAGGALGAVLRYVVGLLAAGEKRPFPLGALLANLSGSFLLGVAVSALSGELQLLVGTGLLGGYTTFSTFSVEAAQLLKKQRSAFLIYTGITLAGSIILFFLGVSLFRSQA; from the coding sequence ATGACATATGTTTTAGTTGCGGCGGGAGGAGCATTGGGCGCCGTTTTGCGCTATGTTGTCGGCTTATTGGCTGCCGGAGAAAAACGCCCATTCCCTCTTGGCGCTCTTTTGGCCAATTTATCAGGAAGCTTTTTGCTGGGGGTGGCGGTGTCCGCACTTTCCGGAGAGCTTCAGCTGTTAGTGGGCACAGGGCTTTTAGGGGGATATACGACCTTTTCAACATTCAGTGTGGAGGCTGCTCAACTTCTAAAGAAACAACGCTCGGCTTTTTTGATATATACAGGGATCACGCTTGCGGGTTCAATCATCTTATTTTTCTTGGGCGTTTCCTTATTCAGGAGTCAGGCATGA
- the fadH gene encoding 2,4-dienoyl-CoA reductase, whose amino-acid sequence MRDKVVIVTGGSSGMGKHMAKKFLDSGGKVAITGRSQERLQAAKEELGAEEERLLTIQMDVRRPEDAERMVETTSRHFGTIDSLVNNAAGNFIVPAEKLTINGWKSVIDIVLNGTFYCSSAVGRYWIKERRKGSILNIVATYAWNAGAGVAHSAAAKAGVLSLTRTLAVEWGYSYGIRTNAIAPGPIERTGGAERLWQSQEAAERTLQSVPLGRLGTPEEIAGLAFYLLSEEADYINGECITMDGGQWLNRYPF is encoded by the coding sequence ATGAGAGACAAGGTGGTCATTGTGACGGGAGGATCCAGCGGAATGGGGAAGCATATGGCGAAGAAGTTTCTTGACAGTGGCGGCAAGGTTGCGATTACGGGCCGGAGCCAAGAAAGGCTTCAGGCGGCCAAAGAAGAATTGGGGGCAGAGGAGGAACGGCTGCTGACGATTCAAATGGATGTCCGCCGCCCTGAAGATGCGGAGAGAATGGTTGAGACAACCTCCCGTCATTTCGGAACGATTGACAGTCTCGTGAACAATGCAGCCGGCAATTTTATCGTGCCAGCTGAAAAGCTAACCATTAACGGATGGAAATCAGTGATTGATATTGTCTTGAATGGGACCTTTTACTGTTCGAGTGCCGTTGGGAGATATTGGATTAAAGAAAGGCGGAAAGGAAGCATTCTTAATATAGTTGCGACATATGCCTGGAACGCCGGAGCGGGAGTGGCTCATTCGGCAGCCGCTAAGGCAGGTGTACTGTCGCTGACGAGAACGCTGGCTGTGGAATGGGGGTATTCATATGGCATACGGACAAATGCTATTGCGCCCGGGCCGATTGAACGGACAGGAGGAGCTGAAAGGCTATGGCAGTCGCAAGAAGCAGCGGAAAGAACGCTGCAAAGTGTGCCGCTCGGGAGGCTCGGAACACCAGAGGAGATCGCAGGGCTGGCGTTTTATTTGCTGTCAGAAGAGGCGGATTATATAAATGGAGAATGCATCACGATGGATGGCGGGCAATGGTTAAATCGCTATCCATTTTAG